The following DNA comes from Cellulophaga sp. HaHa_2_95.
ATCCCTCAAATAAAAGTGCCTGATGGATTTGTTTCAGAAAACGTAAACTTAGTTGTAAAAGGCATTTGCGATAAATGTAGCGGACAATAAATGCACTTCCATTGCACTTACTATTTAAGTACTTTTATTCAAAATTAGATGATATGAAGTTTAATACTAAAATACCTAAACATCTTAAACAGGCGTATAACGAAGAACTAAAACAATACAGTTTCTGTTTAGAAAATGAGCAGTTTGGAAATGCTTGGTATCATTTAGAACGCAGTCATATCATAGGTCAATCTTACCCAATAGAACATACCTACTCACATTGGTTGATGCTAAAATTTGGGTTTCGTCAAAGAAATGTAAAAGAAGTCTTCGGTCAAATAATCAGATTACTTGTTGGTGGTTGGAAATCATTTATAAACCACGTTCCAAGAGGAAATACTGGTGGTACAAATGTGCCACCTTTACAACGTATGCCTATTCCAAATGACATTCAAAAAATATTCAATTGTTAATGAAAAAAAAGAAACTTAATTTAAAAGACCTAAATCCCAATTCTGAAAAAGAACACAGTCACGATGATGGTCATAATCACGGAAGTGAACCGAATAATTTTAAGGCATATATTCCAGCAATAATAAGTTTCATAATGCTTATTGTTGGTATTGCTTTAGATTACTTTGATGTTGCATTTTTTAAAGATTGGATTCGCATTATTTGGTATAGCATCGCTTATTTACCAGTTGGATTTCCAGTTTTAAAAGAAGGTTGGAATAGCATAAAAAAAGGCGATGTTTTTACAGAATTCTTTTTAATGTCAATTGCCACAATTGGCGCATTCATTATTGGCGAATATCCCGAAG
Coding sequences within:
- a CDS encoding DUF3703 domain-containing protein gives rise to the protein MKFNTKIPKHLKQAYNEELKQYSFCLENEQFGNAWYHLERSHIIGQSYPIEHTYSHWLMLKFGFRQRNVKEVFGQIIRLLVGGWKSFINHVPRGNTGGTNVPPLQRMPIPNDIQKIFNC